One Streptomyces coeruleorubidus DNA segment encodes these proteins:
- a CDS encoding amidohydrolase produces MSTMPVGGLVPSATGDAADLVVRNAKIHTGDSHHPYAEALAVRDGVITVVGDDKDVAPRVGAGTKVVDALGRRVIPGLNDAHLHVIRGGLNYVLELRWDGVRSLRQCLAMLREQAARTPKGQWVRVVGGWSAEQFAERRLPTVAELNAAAPDTPVFVLHLYQSAVLNRAALKAAGFTRDTPDPRGGRIVRGRDGEPTGMLLAAPSALILYSTLAKAPGLESEEDRKTSTRHFLRELNRFGLTSAIDAAGGFQNFPDNYATVVELAKAGQLSLRIAYHLFPQTPGQEIDDLARWIEMARPEDGDEWLRLNGAGENLTWAAADFENFVQPRPELASDYEAEFEKAVRLLVENGWGFRLHATYDETIRRDLAVFEKLAAEGLFPAGNRWLFDHAETVSPDSLDRIAALGGAMSVQNRLSFQGEAFVRRYGPGAAADAPPIRAMLDRGLTVGAGTDATRVSSYNPWVALHWLVSGRSVGDLALRPPENRVDRHTALAMYTRAGAELTGEAEVKGVLRPGCYADLAVLSRDYFDVPEPDIAHIESLLTVTGGRIVYAAAEYEGLDEELPPVAPVWSPVAHFGGYQASGRAAVAGARQAESLGHAIAESEEHRQWRVARGLAPEAASAPFDPCFVL; encoded by the coding sequence ACGGCGTGATCACGGTCGTCGGTGACGACAAGGACGTGGCCCCCCGGGTCGGCGCGGGCACCAAGGTGGTGGACGCGCTCGGGCGGCGGGTGATCCCCGGCCTCAACGACGCTCATCTGCACGTGATCCGCGGGGGCCTCAACTATGTACTGGAGCTGCGCTGGGACGGTGTGCGCAGCCTGCGTCAGTGCCTGGCGATGCTGCGTGAGCAGGCCGCCCGCACCCCGAAGGGCCAGTGGGTACGGGTGGTGGGGGGCTGGTCGGCCGAGCAGTTCGCCGAACGCCGGCTGCCGACCGTCGCCGAGCTGAACGCCGCCGCCCCGGACACTCCGGTGTTCGTCCTGCACCTTTACCAGTCGGCCGTGCTGAACCGGGCGGCGCTCAAGGCCGCGGGCTTCACCCGGGACACACCCGACCCCAGGGGCGGCCGGATCGTCCGGGGCCGGGACGGGGAACCGACCGGCATGCTGCTGGCCGCCCCCAGCGCCCTCATCCTCTACTCGACCCTGGCGAAGGCCCCCGGACTGGAGAGCGAGGAGGACCGGAAAACCTCCACCCGGCATTTCCTGCGCGAGTTGAACCGATTCGGACTCACCTCGGCGATAGACGCCGCCGGCGGTTTCCAGAACTTCCCCGACAACTACGCCACCGTCGTCGAACTGGCCAAGGCCGGGCAGTTGTCGTTGCGTATCGCCTATCACCTGTTTCCGCAGACTCCCGGTCAGGAGATCGACGATCTCGCCCGCTGGATCGAAATGGCCCGCCCCGAGGACGGTGACGAGTGGCTGCGTCTGAACGGCGCGGGCGAGAATCTCACCTGGGCGGCCGCCGACTTCGAGAACTTCGTCCAGCCGCGTCCGGAACTCGCTTCCGACTACGAGGCGGAGTTCGAGAAGGCGGTGCGCCTGCTGGTGGAGAACGGGTGGGGGTTCCGGCTGCACGCCACGTACGACGAGACCATCCGCCGTGACCTCGCGGTGTTCGAGAAGCTCGCCGCGGAAGGTCTCTTCCCGGCCGGGAACCGGTGGCTGTTCGACCACGCGGAGACCGTCTCGCCGGACAGCCTCGACCGCATCGCGGCCCTCGGCGGCGCGATGTCCGTGCAGAACCGTCTCTCCTTCCAGGGCGAGGCGTTCGTACGGCGCTACGGCCCCGGAGCGGCCGCGGACGCCCCGCCGATCAGGGCCATGCTGGACCGCGGCCTGACCGTGGGCGCCGGCACCGACGCCACCCGGGTCTCGTCGTACAACCCCTGGGTCGCCCTGCACTGGCTCGTCAGCGGCCGCAGCGTCGGCGATCTGGCGCTGCGTCCACCGGAGAACCGCGTCGACCGGCACACGGCGCTGGCGATGTACACGCGCGCCGGCGCCGAACTGACCGGCGAGGCCGAGGTCAAGGGCGTGCTCCGGCCGGGGTGTTACGCGGACCTGGCGGTCCTTTCCCGGGACTACTTCGACGTGCCCGAGCCGGACATCGCGCACATCGAGTCGCTGCTGACGGTGACGGGCGGCCGGATCGTCTACGCCGCCGCCGAGTACGAGGGGCTCGACGAGGAGTTGCCCCCGGTCGCCCCGGTCTGGAGCCCGGTGGCGCACTTCGGCGGCTATCAGGCGTCGGGCCGGGCGGCCGTTGCCGGCGCCCGCCAGGCGGAGTCGCTCGGCCATGCCATCGCCGAGTCGGAGGAGCACCGCCAGTGGCGCGTCGCGCGGGGCCTCGCCCCGGAGGCCGCGAGCGCCCCCTTCGACCCCTGCTTCGTCCTCTGA